A portion of the Stigmatopora argus isolate UIUO_Sarg chromosome 15, RoL_Sarg_1.0, whole genome shotgun sequence genome contains these proteins:
- the LOC144089573 gene encoding SH2 domain-containing adapter protein F-like isoform X2 → MAKWLKDYLNFGNRRDPPQPPRPDYSESDVLRVYRAQKDLDFEDPYQCLDKERQNGSNGGNGNVDVKVLSPKHRLIKVDSQEFAHCKLPLSPITDQEEPVLPSAPVAPDADTDYSDPFDARPDPRTRPGWDPESTPKDCCSYMEPFEAQQMISEMQHNKGISPSGSQLYDNPYEERSRQQARVAPSAPVQQRQQHSHRPDCAISPVDDRGSRLPQNDDRPADEYDQPWEWKKEDISKALAVQFEGAERERSRVQTEQNWLPKPTHVPAAGAAADSNTMRLLCDTLPLLGERVDPYMALERQVWYHGTISRSEAESLLTLCKESSYLVRNSQTCRADFSLSLRSCKGFMHMKFTRSADGCFVLGENSPPFATIPEVIHYYSTHKLPIRGAEHMSLLYPVIVQTL, encoded by the exons ATGGCAAAGTGGCTGAAGGACTACCTGAACTTTGGCAACCGGCGTGACCCTCCCCAACCTCCGAGGCCAGACTACAGCGAGAGCGACGTCCTGCGGGTTTACCGAGCCCAGAAAGACCTGGATTTTGAAGATCCATACCAGTGCTTGGATAAGGAGCGTCAAAATGGAAGCAACGGTGGCAACGGTAATGTGGAT GTAAAGGTGTTGTCTCCAAAGCACAGGCTAATTAAAGTGGACTCTCAGGAGTTTGCCCACTGTAAGCTTCCCTTGAGCCCCATCACTGATCAAGAGGAACCG GTGCTACCCTCTGCTCCGGTAGCCCCGGACGCCGACACTGACTACTCGGACCCCTTTGACGCCCGCCCAGACCCGAGGACGCGACCTGGCTGGGATCCCGAGTCGACCCCTAAAGACTGCTGCAGCTACATGGAGCCATTTGAGGCTCAACAAATGATTTCAG AAATGCAGCACAACAAGGGCATAAGTCCCAGTGGCAGCCAACTATATGACAACCCGTACGAGGAGAGGAGCCGGCAGCAGGCCCGCGTGGCACCGAGCGCACCCGTGCAACAGCGGCAGCAGCACTCTCACAGGCCGGACTGCGCAATTTCCCCCGTAGACGATAGGGGGAGCCGACTACCCCAGAACGACGACAGACCAGCCGACGAGTACGACCAGCCGTGGGAGTGGAAGAAGGAGGACATCTCCAAAGCCCTCGCGG TCCAGTTTGAGGGCGCGGAGAGAGAGCGTTCGCGAGTTCAGACGGAGCAGAACTGGCTCCCCAAACCCACCCACGTGCCAGCTGCAGGGGCGGCGGCGGACTCCAACACAATGCGCCTGCTTTGTGACACCCTCCCTCTCCTGGGAGAGAGAGTGGACCCCTACATGGCGCTGGAAAGACAAGT GTGGTACCACGGAACAATAAGTCGATCGGAGGCGGAGTCTTTGCTGACTCTGTGCAAGGAGAGCTCGTACTTGGTGAGGAACAGCCAAACATGCCGCGCCGACTTTTCCCTGTCACTCAG GAGCTGCAAAGGCTTCATGCACATGAAGTTCACACGTTCCGCCGACGGCTGCTTCGTGCTGGGCGAGAACAGCCCGCCTTTCGCCACCATCCCGGAGGTCATCCACTACTACAGCACGCACAAGCTGCCCATCCGGGGGGCCGAGCACATGTCCCTCCTTTATCCTGTCATCGTGCAGACGCTCTGA
- the LOC144090103 gene encoding dynein regulatory complex subunit 4-like, with translation FAKMPGKGKGKGKGKGKGKVKAPEVDENTPLSELTEQQLAERVAKITEELRRILEEKKNFQLMRDQVKAFWEISKQKLQDVKDKLREGGIARDEAKMRHRMKVAQYQQKVRHLESECHSNVSQLKLEKTSFSTVNDNKRFEMEQGALNEIRRLQVDLSEKELYSQNHIAQLKFEQASEMVDIIVPHDWRTVELEAKHNAKILPMIEASEMKLEAEINILDTQMQIRLETLKKEHDGAFRLALKRSWEFYQAHMEEISLLEKQLTTLMCQGVVRQLSSIQKQPSCPRKSLQLDKMNLQELHCQLEKHNQDRAQREASDARLGALDEELEDLSIDHSVLVRNLEKKELEHQALLKKQAAGLLEAQNRLGLQTSQLKLKLQVASETLEKLEKSLSE, from the coding sequence TTTGCAAAAATGCCTGGCAAAGGGAAGGGAAAGGGCAAGGGGAAGGGGAAGGGCAAAGTCAAGGCGCCCGAAGTGGACGAAAACACGCCGCTGAGCGAGCTGACGGAGCAACAGCTGGCGGAACGCGTGGCCAAGATTACGGAAGAGCTGCGACGCATcctggaggagaagaagaacTTCCAACTCATGAGGGACCAGGTCAAGGCCTTCTGGGAGATCTCCAAACAGAAGCTGCAAGACGTGAAAGATAAGCTACGCGAGGGCGGCATCGCGCGCGACGAGGCCAAGATGCGCCACCGCATGAAGGTGGCCCAGTACCAGCAAAAAGTCCGGCACTTGGAGTCGGAGTGCCACAGCAACGTGTCGCAACTGAAGCTGGAGAAGACCAGCTTCTCCACCGTCAACGACAACAAGCGTTTCGAGATGGAGCAAGGGGCCCTGAACGAGATCCGCCGGCTGCAGGTGGACCTGAGCGAGAAGGAGCTGTACAGCCAGAACCACATCGCGCAGCTGAAGTTTGAGCAGGCCTCCGAGATGGTGGACATCATCGTCCCGCACGACTGGAGGACGGTGGAGCTGGAGGCCAAGCACAACGCCAAGATCCTGCCCATGATCGAGGCCTCGGAGATGAAGCTGGAGGCCGAGATCAACATCCTGGACACCCAGATGCAAATCCGCCTGGAGACGCTAAAAAAGGAGCACGACGGAGCCTTCCGCCTGGCCTTGAAGCGGAGCTGGGAGTTCTACCAAGCCCACATGGAGGAGATCTCGCTCCTGGAGAAGCAGCTCACCACGCTCATGTGCCAGGGGGTGGTGCGGCAGCTGTCGTCCATCCAGAAGCAGCCGTCGTGCCCGCGGAAGAGCCTCCAGCTGGACAAGATGAACCTGCAGGAGCTCCACTGCCAGCTGGAGAAACACAACCAGGACAGGGCGCAGCGCGAGGCCAGCGACGCTCGCCTGGGGGCCCTGGATGAGGAGCTGGAAGATTTGTCCATCGACCACAGCGTCCTGGTGCGCAACCTGGAGAAGAAGGAGTTGGAGCACCAAGCTCTGCTCAAGAAGCAGGCGGCGGGACTCCTGGAGGCCCAGAACCGCCTCGGACTGCAGACGAGCCAGCTCAAGCTCAAGCTGCAAGTGGCCTCGGAAACTCTGGAGAAGCTGGAGAAGAGCCTCAGCGAGTAA
- the yju2 gene encoding splicing factor YJU2 has product MSERKVLNKYYPPDFDPAKIPKLKLPKDRQYVVRLMAPFNMRCKTCGEYIYKGKKFNARKETVQNQLYMGLPIFRFYIKCTRCLAEITFKTDPENTDYSVEHGATRNFQAEKLIEEEEKRIQQEREDEELNNPMKVLENRTRDSKMEMEVLENLQELKELNQRQAQVDFEGMLGQYRELEKREREREKEEDERETKDMLDRALVKRLRDSDSENEEESDGSRTDVQSQQIESPTDILTMDNSTETHRPLIAKKAKVESWEKSVGTLGAGNALGSLVVRKKSAGAGLVKTAAANLTDTKMAKPSTACPAAPNGSSSLSLLGNYSGSESNDSD; this is encoded by the exons ATGTCAGAAAGAAAAGTATTGAAT AAATACTACCCTCCTGATTTTGATCCGGCCAAAATACCAAAACTTAAACTGCCCAAAGATCGACAGTACGTGGTCAGATTGATGGCACCATTCAACATGAG GTGTAAAACATGCGGCGAGTACATCTACAAGGGAAAGAAGTTCAACGCACGTAAAGAGACGGTACAAAATCAATTGTACATGGGGCTGCCCATTTTTCGCTTTTACATCAAATGCACGCGTTGCCTGGCCGAGATTACCTTCAAG ACCGACCCGGAGAACACGGATTACTCCGTGGAACACGGCGCCACCCGAAATTTCCAGGCGGAGAAACTCATTGAGGAGGAAGAGAAGCGAATTCAGCAGGAGCGAGAGGATGAGGAGCTTAACAATCCTATGAAG GTGTTGGAGAACCGTACACGAGACTCCAAGATGGAGATGGAGGTCTTGGAGAACCTTCAGGAACTGAAGGAGCTCAACCAGAGGCAGGCCCAGGTGGACTTTGAGGGGATGCTTGGCCAGTACCGGGAGCTggagaagagagagagggagcgtgAAAAGGAGGAGGACGAGAGGGAGACCAA AGACATGTTGGATCGAGCGCTGGTGAAAAGACTGCGAGACTCGGACTCCGAGAACGAAGAGGAGAGTGACGGAAGCagaacagacgtccaatcacagCAAATTGAAAGTCCCACGGACATCCTCACCATGGACAACTCCACAGAAACACAC AGGCCGCTGATTGCGAAGAAGGCTAAGGTGGAGAGCTGGGAGAAGAGCGTGGGAACGCTGGGGGCGGGCAACGCTCTCGGCTCACTCGTCGTGCGCAAGAAATCGGCGGGGGCGGGTCTAGTTAAGACCGCCGCTGCAAATTTAACAg ACACAAAGATGGCAAAGCCTTCGACCGCTTGTCCTGCGGCGCCAAATGGGTCATCCTCGCTCAGCCTGCTGGGTAATTATTCTGGAAGCGAGAGCAATGACAGCGACTGA
- the LOC144089573 gene encoding SH2 domain-containing adapter protein F-like isoform X1 yields MAKWLKDYLNFGNRRDPPQPPRPDYSESDVLRVYRAQKDLDFEDPYQCLDKERQNGSNGGNGNVDVSLPPFPALSNGTEVKVLSPKHRLIKVDSQEFAHCKLPLSPITDQEEPVLPSAPVAPDADTDYSDPFDARPDPRTRPGWDPESTPKDCCSYMEPFEAQQMISEMQHNKGISPSGSQLYDNPYEERSRQQARVAPSAPVQQRQQHSHRPDCAISPVDDRGSRLPQNDDRPADEYDQPWEWKKEDISKALAVQFEGAERERSRVQTEQNWLPKPTHVPAAGAAADSNTMRLLCDTLPLLGERVDPYMALERQVWYHGTISRSEAESLLTLCKESSYLVRNSQTCRADFSLSLRSCKGFMHMKFTRSADGCFVLGENSPPFATIPEVIHYYSTHKLPIRGAEHMSLLYPVIVQTL; encoded by the exons ATGGCAAAGTGGCTGAAGGACTACCTGAACTTTGGCAACCGGCGTGACCCTCCCCAACCTCCGAGGCCAGACTACAGCGAGAGCGACGTCCTGCGGGTTTACCGAGCCCAGAAAGACCTGGATTTTGAAGATCCATACCAGTGCTTGGATAAGGAGCGTCAAAATGGAAGCAACGGTGGCAACGGTAATGTGGATGTAAGCCTGCCACCGTTTCCTGCCTTGTCTAACGGCACCGAG GTAAAGGTGTTGTCTCCAAAGCACAGGCTAATTAAAGTGGACTCTCAGGAGTTTGCCCACTGTAAGCTTCCCTTGAGCCCCATCACTGATCAAGAGGAACCG GTGCTACCCTCTGCTCCGGTAGCCCCGGACGCCGACACTGACTACTCGGACCCCTTTGACGCCCGCCCAGACCCGAGGACGCGACCTGGCTGGGATCCCGAGTCGACCCCTAAAGACTGCTGCAGCTACATGGAGCCATTTGAGGCTCAACAAATGATTTCAG AAATGCAGCACAACAAGGGCATAAGTCCCAGTGGCAGCCAACTATATGACAACCCGTACGAGGAGAGGAGCCGGCAGCAGGCCCGCGTGGCACCGAGCGCACCCGTGCAACAGCGGCAGCAGCACTCTCACAGGCCGGACTGCGCAATTTCCCCCGTAGACGATAGGGGGAGCCGACTACCCCAGAACGACGACAGACCAGCCGACGAGTACGACCAGCCGTGGGAGTGGAAGAAGGAGGACATCTCCAAAGCCCTCGCGG TCCAGTTTGAGGGCGCGGAGAGAGAGCGTTCGCGAGTTCAGACGGAGCAGAACTGGCTCCCCAAACCCACCCACGTGCCAGCTGCAGGGGCGGCGGCGGACTCCAACACAATGCGCCTGCTTTGTGACACCCTCCCTCTCCTGGGAGAGAGAGTGGACCCCTACATGGCGCTGGAAAGACAAGT GTGGTACCACGGAACAATAAGTCGATCGGAGGCGGAGTCTTTGCTGACTCTGTGCAAGGAGAGCTCGTACTTGGTGAGGAACAGCCAAACATGCCGCGCCGACTTTTCCCTGTCACTCAG GAGCTGCAAAGGCTTCATGCACATGAAGTTCACACGTTCCGCCGACGGCTGCTTCGTGCTGGGCGAGAACAGCCCGCCTTTCGCCACCATCCCGGAGGTCATCCACTACTACAGCACGCACAAGCTGCCCATCCGGGGGGCCGAGCACATGTCCCTCCTTTATCCTGTCATCGTGCAGACGCTCTGA
- the LOC144089576 gene encoding galectin-5-like isoform X2 gives MEAVGTQDLDYKEQLVLEAFNKMVLSGKVKLQVEPCPDPASLPSGSYDDILVYRKVAMKAGKTGQRGELTGGLKVGRSIVVRGRVNQDPERITFNLVSDKGDTALHLSPRFNSLGYVNVIVVNSRLDGVWGTEESHRQFPFAPGQYFEMVILCEPNSFRVTVNGQHQLDSNYRVTDLKSIKHVDVHGDMALQDVRIK, from the exons ATGGAGGCAGTTGGCACTCAAGATTTGGACTACAAAGAGCAACTGGTGCTGGAAGCCTTCAACAAGATGGTGCTTTCGGGAAAGGTCAAGCTC CAAGTAGAACCTTGCCCTGACCCAGCCAGTCTCCCATCGGGCTCTTACGACGACATCTTGGTGTATCGCAAAGTCGCCATGAAAGCGGGCAAG ACCGGTCAGAGAGGGGAACTGACAGGAGGTCTGAAAGTGGGTCGCAGCATTGTGGTCAGGGGCCGAGTCAACCAGGACCCGGAACG CATAACCTTCAACCTGGTGAGCGACAAGGGCGACACGGCGTTGCACCTGAGCCCTCGCTTTAACTCGCTGGGCTACGTCAATGTGATCGTGGTCAACTCCAGGCTGGATGGCGTGTGGGGTACGGAGGAGTCGCATCGCCAGTTCCCCTTCGCACCTGGACAATACTTTGAG ATGGTCATCCTTTGTGAACCCAACTCTTTCCGCGTGACCGTCAATGGTCAACACCAGCTGGACTCCAACTACCGAGTGACCGACCTGAAGAGCATCAAGCACGTGGATGTGCACGGCGACATGGCGCTCCAAGATGTCAGGATAAAGTGA
- the tmx1 gene encoding thioredoxin-related transmembrane protein 1: MSPSSPCHLETSLIWYLLFTVCLVSLPGTGAKQDGLRIVTDSNWEDILTGEWMIEFYAPWCPACQQLQSVWKEFAEWGDDMEVSIAKVDVTEQPGLSGRFVITSLPTIYHCKDGVFRKYQGARTKDEFLSFVSEKKWGTVEPVSSWFAPSSFIMNSMSALFKLSMFIRRCHNYMTEKMGLPVWGSYVIFGLVTLFSGLALGLLLVFIADFVFPSRRLSSPDYYQTKQSAAEAWLLQQRQDEEEDEADGEEEDDEEDEEDGDGDGAWRTQRRPRGASLEGRPEAKGQTVRKRAVPGCKEDDDDEEEDT; the protein is encoded by the exons ATGTCTCCCTCGAGTCCGTGTCATCTAGAGACTTCGCTGATATGGTATCTCCTTTTTACCGTGTGCCTCGTGTCCTTACCGGGTACCGGAGCCAAGCAGGACGGCCTCCGGATTGTCACTGACAGCAACTGGGAGGACATCCTGACCGGAGAGTGGATGATTGAATT CTACGCACCCTGGTGTCCAGCCTGCCAGCAGCTACAATCAGTCTGGAAAGAGTTTGCAGAATGGGGGGATGACATGGAGGTCAGCATCGCAAAGGTGGACGTGACAGAGCAACCAG GTCTCAGCGGGAGATTCGTCATTACTTCGCTGCCGACCATTTACCA TTGCAAAGACGGCGTGTTCCGCAAGTACCAAGGCGCCCGCACAAAGGATGAGTTCCTCAGCTTCGTGAGCGAGAAAAAGTGGGGTACGGTGGAGCCGGTCTCCTCATGGTTCGCACCCTCATCTTTCAT AATGAACTCCATGTCGGCTCTCTTCAAACTCTCTATGTTCATAAGA cGTTGCCATAACTACATGACGGAGAAAATGGGCCTTCCCGTGTGGGGCTCGTACGTCATCTTCGGCTTGGTCACGCTTTTCTCTGGCCTCGCGCTCGGACTG CTGCTGGTGTTCATCGCTGACTTTGTCTTCCCGTCGCGGCGGTTGTCCTCACCGGACTACTACCAGA CAAAACAATCGGCGGCGGAGGCCTGGCTCCTCCAACAGCGGCAAGACGAAGAAGAGGACGAGGCCGATGGCGAGGAGGAAGATGAcgaagaggacgaggaggacgGGGATGGGGACGGGGCGTGGAGGACGCAACGGCGGCCACGCGGGGCCTCCCTCGAGGGCCGGCCGGAGGCCAAAGGACAGACGGTGAGGAAGAGGGCGGTGCCCGGATGCAAAGAAGATGACGACGACGAAGAGGAAGACACTTAA
- the frmd6 gene encoding FERM domain-containing protein 6, with protein MSKVNFHNNKAMQDRRCVCVFLPNDDTLNVIVNVKTLCQELLVQVCDLLRLKDCHLFGLSVIQNNEHIYMELDQKLSKYCPKEWKKEASKGIDQFGPPMIIHFRAQYYVENGRLISDRAARYYYYWHLRKQVLVSQCIQREEAYFLLAAFALQADMGNFKRNKHFGKYFEPEAYFPPWVITKRGRDYILRHIPNMHKDQFALTASEAHLKYIKECAQLDDVTVHYYKLFKDKKEVEASLTLGLTLRGIQIFQNVGSVRQLLYDFPWTNVGKLVFVGKKFEILPDGLPSARKLIYYTGCPARSRHLLQLLSNSHRLYMNLQPVLKQVRRLEEHEEKKQYRESYISDALDLDMDHLDKRSRASGSSAGSGSRHKRLSRHSTASHGSSHTSGIEADSIRVTHPTPRGALRTCGSSTASHGSSRTSGVESGGKERILDDDEIEMLVDDPKDYEELSETSLHQELCIHITEDMLTMSPDHNNGLSGLVVKDVSSSTSSSSETVVKMRGQSIESLPQTSTCRKPSSSGDRHSQSLDDVRLYQKDCLQWAELCQDTAHSYTFGCAQELSDGGGGAHQGLADQCAGIKRTSKYFSLDLTGDDVPEFVV; from the exons ATGAGCAAAGTGAACTTCCACAACAACAAAGCCATGCAGGACCGCCGCTGCGTCTGTGTCTTTCTGCCCAACGACGATACGCTCAACGTCATAGTCAAT GTAAAAACCCTGTGTCAGGAGCTGTTGGTCCAGGTGTGTGACCTTTTGAGGCTGAAGGACTGTCATCTATTTGGACTCAGTGTTATTCAAA ATAATGAACACATTTACATGGAACTGGATCAGAAACTGTCCAAGTACTGCCCCAAAGAATGGAAAAAAGAAGCCAGCAAG GGAATCGACCAGTTTGGCCCACCAATGATCATCCACTTCAGAGCTCAGTATTACGTGGAAAACGGACGTTTGATCAG CGACCGGGCTGCCAGGTACTATTACTATTGGCACCTGAGGAAACAGGTGCTAGTCTCACAGTGCATCCAGAGAGAGGAAGCATACTTCCTGCTGGCGGCTTTCGCCCTGCAGGCTGACATGGGCAACTTCAAACGGAACAAGCACTTTGGCAAATACTTTGAACCCGAAGCTTACTTTCCCCCCTGG GTGATAACCAAGCGTGGCCGCGACTACATTCTGAGACATATCCCCAACATGCACAAGGACCAGTTTGCCCTCACCGCCTCCGAGGCGCATCTCAAGTACATCAAGGAGTGCGCGCAGCTTGATGATGTCACCGTCCATTACTACAAACTCTTCAAA GACAAGAAAGAAGTGGAGGCATCTCTAACTTTAGGACTGACATTACGTGGGATTCAAATATTCCAG AACGTCGGCTCCGTGAGGCAGCTTTTGTATGACTTCCCGTGGACCAATGTGGGGAAGCTCGTCTTCGTG GGAAAGAAATTTGAGATCCTCCCAGACGGGTTGCCCTCGGCccggaagctcatctactacacGGGGTGCCCCGCGCGCTCCCGCCACCTCCTCCAGCTGCTCAGCAACAGCCACCGACTTTACATGAATCTGCAGCCCGTCCTCAAGCAGGTCCGCCGGCTGGAGGAACATGAAG AGAAGAAACAGTACCGCGAGTCTTATATCAGCGATGCTCTGGACCTGGACATGGATCACCTGGACAAGCGTTCACGGGCCAGCGGTAGCAGCGCCGGCAGCGGCTCCCGCCACAAACGCCTTTCCCGCCACTCCACCGCCAGCCACGGCAGTTCGCACACGTCTGGCATCGAAGCGGACAGCATCCGCGTGACCCACCCGACCCCCCGCGGGGCCCTTAGGACGTGTGGCTCGTCCACCGCCAGCCACGGCAGCTCGCGCACGTCGGGCGTGGAAAGCGGTGGCAAAGAGCGAATCCTGGATGATGACG AGATCGAGATGCTGGTGGACGACCCGAAAGACTACGAAGAGCTCAGCGAGACATCCTTACACCAGGAGCTGTGCATCCACATCACTGAGGACATGTTGACCATGTCCCCCGATCACAACAACGGATTATCTG GTCTCGTCGTGAAAGACGTCAGCTCGTCCACATCCAGCTCCTCGGAGACGGTCGTCAAGATGAGAGGACAAAGCATCGAGTCCCTCCCGCAG ACGTCGACCTGCCGAAAGCCTTCATCGTCCGGCGACCGCCACAGTCAGTCGTTGGATGACGTCCGCCTGTACCAGAAGGACTGCCTTCAGTGGGCCGAGCTGTGCCAGGACACGGCGCACAGCTACACTTTCGGGTGTGCCCAGGAGCTGAGCGACGGCGGAGGCGGAGCCCACCAGGGTCTGGCCGATCAGTGCGCCGGGATCAAGAGAACCAGCAAGTACTTCTCGCTGGACCTCACCGGCGACGACGTGCCCGAGTTTGTAGTGTGA
- the LOC144089573 gene encoding SH2 domain-containing adapter protein F-like isoform X3 — translation MEATVATVKVLSPKHRLIKVDSQEFAHCKLPLSPITDQEEPVLPSAPVAPDADTDYSDPFDARPDPRTRPGWDPESTPKDCCSYMEPFEAQQMISEMQHNKGISPSGSQLYDNPYEERSRQQARVAPSAPVQQRQQHSHRPDCAISPVDDRGSRLPQNDDRPADEYDQPWEWKKEDISKALAVQFEGAERERSRVQTEQNWLPKPTHVPAAGAAADSNTMRLLCDTLPLLGERVDPYMALERQVWYHGTISRSEAESLLTLCKESSYLVRNSQTCRADFSLSLRSCKGFMHMKFTRSADGCFVLGENSPPFATIPEVIHYYSTHKLPIRGAEHMSLLYPVIVQTL, via the exons ATGGAAGCAACGGTGGCAACG GTAAAGGTGTTGTCTCCAAAGCACAGGCTAATTAAAGTGGACTCTCAGGAGTTTGCCCACTGTAAGCTTCCCTTGAGCCCCATCACTGATCAAGAGGAACCG GTGCTACCCTCTGCTCCGGTAGCCCCGGACGCCGACACTGACTACTCGGACCCCTTTGACGCCCGCCCAGACCCGAGGACGCGACCTGGCTGGGATCCCGAGTCGACCCCTAAAGACTGCTGCAGCTACATGGAGCCATTTGAGGCTCAACAAATGATTTCAG AAATGCAGCACAACAAGGGCATAAGTCCCAGTGGCAGCCAACTATATGACAACCCGTACGAGGAGAGGAGCCGGCAGCAGGCCCGCGTGGCACCGAGCGCACCCGTGCAACAGCGGCAGCAGCACTCTCACAGGCCGGACTGCGCAATTTCCCCCGTAGACGATAGGGGGAGCCGACTACCCCAGAACGACGACAGACCAGCCGACGAGTACGACCAGCCGTGGGAGTGGAAGAAGGAGGACATCTCCAAAGCCCTCGCGG TCCAGTTTGAGGGCGCGGAGAGAGAGCGTTCGCGAGTTCAGACGGAGCAGAACTGGCTCCCCAAACCCACCCACGTGCCAGCTGCAGGGGCGGCGGCGGACTCCAACACAATGCGCCTGCTTTGTGACACCCTCCCTCTCCTGGGAGAGAGAGTGGACCCCTACATGGCGCTGGAAAGACAAGT GTGGTACCACGGAACAATAAGTCGATCGGAGGCGGAGTCTTTGCTGACTCTGTGCAAGGAGAGCTCGTACTTGGTGAGGAACAGCCAAACATGCCGCGCCGACTTTTCCCTGTCACTCAG GAGCTGCAAAGGCTTCATGCACATGAAGTTCACACGTTCCGCCGACGGCTGCTTCGTGCTGGGCGAGAACAGCCCGCCTTTCGCCACCATCCCGGAGGTCATCCACTACTACAGCACGCACAAGCTGCCCATCCGGGGGGCCGAGCACATGTCCCTCCTTTATCCTGTCATCGTGCAGACGCTCTGA